CGTCCCCCCCCTCTGTTCTCATCCCCAAATCTCATTCTTTCATCCCCATCCCTTCCTctccatcctttcatccccatcccttcatctccattctttctttctccatcccTCATCCTCATTCCTTTGTCCTCATCCCCCCCTCTGCTCTCACCCCCAAatcccatcccttcctccccattcccttcctccccacatcccctccTCTTCCACCCCCATCttttcctccccatccctctcCCCCACAACCCAAatcctcctccccacccccccaacATCCCTGTATCCCCCACCCCCCGTATCCCCACACCCCATATCCCCAACATCCCCGTATCCCCTCCCCCATATCCCcaacatccccacatccccacccccccacttccccccccccccgtatCCCCACCCCCTGtatccccaatgtccccatatccccacccccccacatcccccccccccacatccccccccccgTATCCCCCACCCCCCGtatccccaatgtccccacatccccccccccacatccccacccccccacatccccccccccccatatccccacacccccctttctcccccccagatctcccagcagctctcccaccTCCGCGAGCGCCGTCAGTTCATCTCTGAGCGCTGGCAGGAGAAGATGGACTGGCTGCAGATCGGTGAGCAGCCACCAAACCCAACCCTTTGGGGGGGGTCTCCCGGTCTCCCAGCCCCCCTAGGAGCGCgtcgccccccccccccaccgccCCCCACGCGCCTGTTTCCCCCCTGCCCcgcagtgctggaggtgctgaTGTTCGGGCGCGATGCCGGCGTGGCCGAGGCCTGGTTGGTGTCGCAGGAGCCCATCGTGCGCTCGGCGGAGCTGGGCAGCAGCGTGGCGGAGGTGGAGAAGCTCCTCAAGAGGCACGAGGGCTTCCAGAAGGCGGCTGCGGCTGGGAGGAGAGATTCGCCGCGCTGGAAAGGCTCACCACGGTGAGGGGGGGGGTCTCCACGCCCAGACCCCCCAGCTGCGGTGCTGCAGACCCCCCCCACTGCTGGTTTGGGGCTGGGAGAGATGCTGATGCTCTCTGGTCCTCAATGTTCCACCTGGAAGAGAACAAGGGGGGGGCACATGTTAGGACCCCCCCCTGAAACCCCCTATGAGgctcagcacagtgaggggggggggggtctccaTGCCCAGACCCCCCCAGCTGCGGTGCTGCGGACCCCCATGGAGCCGACCTGGGGCTGGGAGAGGTGCAATGGAACTGGGTCCTCAGTGTTCTGTCTGGAACAGAACAAGGGGGGGGGCAGACGTTAGGACCCCCCCCTGGAACCCCCCTATGAGGCTCACCACGGTGAGGGGGGGGGGTCTCCATGCCCAGACCCCCCCAGCTGCGGTGCTGCAGACCCCCCACTGCTGGTTTGGGGCTGGGAGAGATGCTGATGCTCTCTGGTCCCTCAATGTTCCACCTGGAAGAGAACAAGGGGGGGGGCAGACGTTAGGACCCCCCCTGGAGCCCCCCATAAGGCTCACCACGGTTAAGGGGGGGGGGTCTCCACACCCAGACCCCCCAGCTGCGGTGCTGCAGACCCCCATGGAGCCGCCTGGAGCCCCCCATAAGGCTCACCACGGTTAAGGGGGGGGGGTCTCCACACCCAGACCCCCCAGCTGCGGTGCTGCAGACCCCCATGGAGCCGACCTGGGGCTGGGAGAGGTGCAATGGGACTGGGTCCTCAGTGTTCTGTCTGGAACAGAACAAGGGGGGGCAGACGTTAGGACCCCCACTGGAGCCCCCTATGAGGCTCACCAcggtgagggggggggggtctccACACCCAGACCCCCCAGCTGCGGTGCTGCAGACCCCCCCACTGCTGGTTTGGGGGTGGGAGAGATGCTGATGCTCTCTGGTCCTCAATGTTCCACCTGGAAGAGAACAAGGGGGGGGCAGACGTTAGGACCCCCCCTGGAGCCCCCCATAAGGCTCACCACGGTTAAGGGGGGGGGGTCTCCACACCCAGACCCCCCAGCTGCGGTGCTGCAGACCCCCATGGAGCCGACCTGGGGCTGGGAGAGGTGCAATGGGACTGGGTCCTCAGTGTTCTGTCTGGAACAGAACAAGGGGGGGCAGACGTTAGGACCCCCACTGGAGCCCCCTATGAGGCTCACCAcggtgagggggggggggtctccACACCCAGACCCCCCAGCTGCGGTGTGCTGCAGACCCCCCCACTGCTGGTTTGGGGGTGGGAGAGATGCTGATGCTCTCTGGTCCTCAGTGTTCTGTCTGGAACAGAACAAGGGGGGGGCACATGTTAGGACCCCCCCTGGAACCCCCTATGAGGCTCaccacgggggggggggggggggggggctacATGTGAACCCCCCCAGGCTGCACCCCCCAAAGACCCctcaccccatagaacccctcCTGCCCCCCTGCCTGAGAGCGCAAACAGTGCTGATGAGCTCCAGGTCCCGTGTTCCGTCTGGAAGAAAAGGGGGGCTGAGGGCGGGGGGCATCTTAAGGACCCCCCCAGGCTTTCCCACCTGAGACCCCCCATCCCATAAGAACCCCCCCCTCCTCCACTCCCCCCCCTCCACTCCCCCAttgcagctggaggagaaggagaagcgGCGgcgcgaggaggaggaggcgagGAAGAGGAgaccccccaccccacccccccagCAGCCTGAGCCAGGGGGGGGGCCCCCCCACCGAGCCCCCCACAGCTCTGAatggggcggggggggaggaAACGCAGCggtgaggggggagggaggggggaaggggtgGGGTAGATGGAGGTTAATGGGGaattggggaggggggagggggggggataGGGGAGAGTGGGGGGGGCAGTGAGAAATGTGGGGGAATGTGGGGAAATTGGGGGGGGAGTGGGATTGGGGGGGGTAGAGAAAATGAGGAATTGGGGGGAATAAAGGGAGGGCAGTGggaaatggggatggggggggaagTGGGGGGTGGGAAATAGAGGGGGGGGAATATGGGAAACGGGAGGGGtgggaaagggaggaaatggggaaatAGGAGGAAAAGGGGGATGTGGGAGGGGAGATATGGGGGGGGTCTTTTGGGGGGGGGCAGTGGAGGATTTGGGGACAGCCCAAAGTCTTGGGGGAGACACAGAGGGCTGCCAACCcactgccccccccccccctccccaaacccccccaggaccccagccctgcagagccgCCCCATGGCAGTCAATGGGATTTGCCCGGACAGCACGGTGCCGCAGGTacagccccctccccccccccccaaattagGGCCCCCCCTCTACACCCATgcatccccacctccccaggGAGCCCACAAATGTgacccccccccctttccccacAGGTGCCATCGGGGCCGGCGCTGGCCAATGGGGCGCAGGAAAAGGCTCCCAGCCCGGGGGGGTCACCTCGAGGCCGCCCCCGAGGGGGGGTCCCGGCCGCCGACCCCTCCCACGCAGCCACGCTGCCCCCCCGCGGCCCCCCGGCCCCCGAGAGCCTGGAGGGGGGGCTGTGCCGGAAGCACGAGATGGAGGCGCAGGGCAAGAAGGCCCCGAACCGGTGAGCAAACCCCGCCCCCATCCCGGCACACCCCCATAGGCCCCGCCCCCACTTGGACACACCCCCCATAAACCCCTCCCCCCAAATCCGGTCACACCCCCCAATAGGCCCCGCCCCCACTTGGACACACACCCCATAAGCCCCGTCCCCCACTTGGACACACCCCCCATAAGcccctccccccaaaatccGGTCACACCCCCATAGGCCCCGCCCCCATACGGGCACACCCCCCATAAGCCCCTCCCCCCAAATCCGGTCACACCCCATAAGCCCCGCCCCCACTTGGCCCCACATGCCATGCCTGCATCCTGGCCCCGCCCCCTGCATCCAAtctccccccccaaaccccccccatatccacccccaaaaaccccatatgcccccaaatccccccccaaaattCCCTATatccaccccaaatccccccatgtccccccaaACCCCCCTGTATCAtccaaatcccccccaaatccccctatATCCCCCTATATCCCCCTCCAAATCTCCCTAtctccccccaaatccccccatatccacccAAAGTCCCCCTAAatgccccaaatccccccctAAATCCCCCTATATATCCCCAAATCCCCCTATCTCCCTCCAAATCATCCCATATCCCCTCCAAATCCCCCTATGTCCCCCCCTAAATCCCCCTAtctccccccatatcccccccaaatcctcctatctccccccacatcccccccaaatccccctatCTCCCCCCATATCTCCTGCAAatcaccccatatcccccaaatccccccatatcctcctattttccccccaaatccccccatatcccctaaatcccccccccaaatcccccatgCCCCCCCAGGTCATGGCAGACCGTGTACTGCGTGCTGCGGGGGGGGCAGCTGAGCGTCTACAAGGACGCCAAGAGCGCGGCCCACGGCGCCCCCTACCACGGGGAGCCCCCCGCCTGCCTGCGCGGCGCCCACTGCCACCCCGCCACCGACTACAAGAAGCGCAAACACGTCTTCAAACTGGGgtacgggggggggggggcagtgGGCTGAGTGCTGTTCCTGCATTGCTGGGGGGGTCACATAGGGTGGGGGGGCAACGGCTGAGTCCCGATCCTGCATTGCTGGGGGGGATGGAGAGAGTCTGGGGGTGTTATattatggggggggggggagggggcaacAGCTGAGTCCCATTCATGTGCTGCTGGGGGGTCTGGGGGGTGTTATGTGGGGGGGGGCAACTGCTGAGTGCTGTTTTTGTATTGCTGGGGGTTCTGGGGGTGTTATGTGGGGGGGGGCAACGGCTGAGTGCTGTTCTTGCAGTGCTGGGGAGTatggggggggggctgggggcaaGTGCTGAGTTCTATTCCTGTATTGCTGGGGGAATAGAGGGGGTCTGGGGGTGTtacaagggggggggggggaaactgCTGAGTCCCATTCATGCGCTGTTGGGGGGTCTGGGGGTGTTATGTGGGGGGGTGgcagctgctgagtgctgtttttgtgttgctgggggggctggggggcagctGCTGAACCCAGTCCCCACCCTGTTTGGGGGTTcagggggggggaggggggggcaggGCTTTGCAGGGGGTCTCAactccccacccctcccccccagctGAGCGATGGCAAGGAATACCTCTTCCAGGCTAAGGATGAGGTGAGAGCAGAGGGGGGGGCActttttctggggggggggggacacgaGCGCCCCACGGATGGCCTTGACGtgtcccccctccccttttgacacccccccccccccatcaccccacaggCAGAGATGGGCGCGTGGCTCCGCGTCATCCACGCAGCAGCCGCTCCGGTGCCGGGGGGGGGCGCGAGAAGGGCAGCCGGCGGTGGGATCGGTGCCGGGGGGGGGGCAAAGGGATGACGAGAGCCATGAGCATGCCCCCcgtgcccccccccccggggTGAAGGGCCGCCCCCGCTGCGAGCCCGcgaagggaaggagaaggagagggagaagaggttCAGCTTCTTCAAGAAGAACAAATAGGGGAGGGGGCGCtgaaaatgggggggggggaggtaaTAAAAGCAAGGGGGCCCGCAGAGCTGATGGAGGGACTCGGCCGGGGCGGTGTGGGGCGGTGTgacccccctgcccccccacAGAGCCGCTGTGCCTTCCTGCCCTGGGCTGCGGTCCCTGTGACGTCCCTGCGGCCCCACGGCGCTGTGCTGAACCCAAATAAAGCGGCTGGAGAGAGGCGGCTGGAGTGTGACTGGGGGGGATGGGGGACAGAAATGGGGTGGGGGACAGAAATGGggtggatggggatggagatgggatggggatggagatgggatgggatgggatgggatgggatgcaatgggatgggatgggatgggatgggatgggatggggacaaatgggatggggatggaggtgggatgggggACAGAAATGGGGTGGGGGACAGAAATGGggtggatggggatggagatgggatggggatgggatggggacagaaatgggatgggatggaggtgggatggggatggagatgggatggggatggagatgggatgggatgggatgggatgggatgggatggatgggatgggatggggacaaatgggatggggatggaggtgggatggggtACAGAAATGGGACGGGATGGAGGAAAGAAATGGGATGCAGGACAgaaatgggatggggatgggaatggagatgggatggggatggggacagaaaTGGGATGGGAcagagatgggatggggatggagataaaaatgggatggggacagagatAAGGATGAGACAGGGATGGAAATGGGGACGGAAATGAAAATGGGACAGGGATGGAAATAGGATGGGAATGGAATAGGATAGGAACAGGATGGGGACAAGaatgggatggaaatgggaCAGGAATGgagaggaggctgtggatgggatgggacagggatggagatggaatGGGGATGAAGATGCAACAGGAATGAAGATGCAGGACAGAAAGAGAGACAAGGATGGAGATGCAAGAGAGAAGGAATGGGGTAGGAGGAGGATGAGATGGAATCTCTGTTCCAtaggaggagagagggaggtggggggggcaAGGGAGGGGatgagagggagagagatgGGGGAAGGGATGGCACGGAGGTGGGACGAGATGTAGATGGGTGTGGGATGGGGgttgggatggagatgggatgggacgGGAACGGGGTGGAGATAAGGGCAGAGATGGGGACAGAAATGGAGGCGGAATGGGAcgggaatgggatgggatgggggtgggatgaGGGTGGGGTaggatggggggggggatgtgACGGAAGAGAAACGGGACGGGACTGCGAATGGGCCGCCAGATTCCCCAACGAACGGCGTGGTCCGGACCCCCCCGTTCACCCTCAATGGGCCGCTCCGGATCCCCCATTCACCATCAATGGGCCCGCTCCGCGCGCCCCACCCCTTCCCCTGATTGGCTGCGAGGGAGACAAGGGCGGGGACCAGCGAGCCACCGAAGGCGGTACCGCACTTGACGGACAGCCCGGACAACCAATGGGGGGCGAAGGGCGGGGGCCCGAGTGGCCGAGCACCGCCGCCGCCATTTTGCGAGGAGAGAGCGGCGGAGGGCGCAggtgggggcgggggccgcACCGGGAGGGGAGACCGGGAACGgagcggggggggggcggaGGTGGGAGATGCGGGTCGGGGAGTCGGGGGGGCGGAGGGGGTGGGGGACGGGGCCGCGGGTACGGCGGAGGGGGGTCGGCAGAGCGGGGCTGAGGGGAGCCGGGGGGGGGGAGCGGGCTGGAGCAGAGCGAGAGCCGCGGGGGCGGGAGATGGGGGTCCGTAGGGCGCTGGGAGCGGGGGACAaagaggggctgggggggcagaGAGGGcgctgggggtggggggtcgGTTGCGAGGAACTCACAGCCACCCCCCGGCCCCCGCCGCAGGCCTGAAGATGGTGAAGCTGTTCATCGGGAACCTGCCGCGGGAGGCGACGGAGCAGGAGATCCGCTCGCTGTTCGAGCAGTACGGCAAGGTGCTGGAGTGCGACATCATCAAGAACTACGGCTTCGTGCACATCGAGGACAAGACGGCGGCCGAGGGACGCCATCCGCAACCTGCACCACCACAAGCTGCACGGCGTCTGCATCAACGTGGAGGCCAGCAAGAACAAGAGCAAGGCCTCCACCAAGCTGCACGTGGGCAACATCAGCCCCACCTGCACCAACCTGGAGCTGCGCGCCAAGTTCGAGGAGTACGGCCCCGTCATCGAGTGCGACATCGTCAAGGACTACGCCTTCGTGCACATGGAGCGGGCGGAGGACGCGGTGGAGGCCATCCGAGGGCTGGACAACACCGAGTTCCAAGGTGACGCCGCGCGGCACGGGGGACGGGATGGCCGTGGGGGAGGATGGAGGTCGGCCCGCGGCGCGGCGGCGCCGTTCGGCTCTGTTGGTGAGGCTGGAGCCGGCCCCGCAGGGAGGACGCGCTGTGGGCACTGCGAGCTCTGCCCCACGGCGCCACGTCTGAGCCGCGTCGGCCGCTGGGGTCCGTGGTGTCATCCCGAGATGCCGCCATCTTGTCGCGGCGTTGCCGACCCCCGGTCGGGGTGCTGGTGATGGTGGCACTTCCTTCTTCCTCCGGTGTGCCCTCCAAGCTGCTCCTCACGGCGTCCCGCTCACGAGGGTTAGGCTCCGGGGTCTTGGCTGGGTTGGGGGATCCATCCGCAGGACCCAGCGTGGCGGTGGGGCTCACGTCAGCCCTGCAGCTTGGTGAGCGGACGAGCAGAGCCGGTGCCGGGCCGCTTCCACCGCACCAAAAGTGAGGGCATCCCTACAGGGCTGCGCCGCGCCCGTCGGGTCGTTGGGGACGCGTCCGTTGCGTCATCCCCAAATGCCGCCATCTTGTCGCGGTGTGACCGACCCCCGGTTGGGGCGTTGGTGACCCCGGCGCTTGCAGCTGCGCCGCCCCCAACGCTCCTCTTTGCCACCACCCGCTGgctgtcagcacagctctgcttcaccACTGCCTTCGGTGCTCTTCATCACTGCAGCTCATCGCCCCTCTCGGGGGCGTCCTCAAAGCTCTCCTTCCCCACCAGCCGCCCCATTTCGGGTGTCCCCGGAGCCGTTCTCCCCCCGTCACCCATCCTCTCCATTTGGGGCATCCCCGATGCTCTTCACCA
Above is a genomic segment from Lagopus muta isolate bLagMut1 chromosome 38 unlocalized genomic scaffold, bLagMut1 primary SUPER_38_unloc_1, whole genome shotgun sequence containing:
- the LOC125687556 gene encoding spectrin beta chain, non-erythrocytic 2-like, with translation MGCGSERPHNWGWRRRDVSGGSGHQEPPEHPGRGGGARRQLRGLRGPGAAALLQGGHHAADHISQQLSHLRERRQFISERWQEKMDWLQIVLEVLMFGRDAGVAEAWLVSQEPIVRSAELGSSVAEVEKLLKRHEGFQKAAAAGRRDSPRWKGSPRWRRRRSGGARRRRRGRGDPPPHPPSSLSQGGGPPTEPPTALNGAGGEETQRTPALQSRPMAVNGICPDSTVPQVPSGPALANGAQEKAPSPGGSPRGRPRGGVPAADPSHAATLPPRGPPAPESLEGGLCRKHEMEAQGKKAPNRSWQTVYCVLRGGQLSVYKDAKSAAHGAPYHGEPPACLRGAHCHPATDYKKRKHVFKLGLSDGKEYLFQAKDEAEMGAWLRVIHAAAAPVPGGGARRAAGGGIGAGGGAKG